Proteins from a genomic interval of Paenibacillus lentus:
- a CDS encoding nitroreductase family protein produces the protein MNTTPTKDFKEIVLGRRSVKDYDPTVKISREEMTEILAEATTAPSSINMQPWRFVVIDTPEGKAKMAELAMFNTNQVNTSAAVIAVFGDMNCIEHAEEIYGKSVELGYMPEDVKEKLLSSFKPMYETLPEQTMRDIVLIDASLVSMQLMLVARAHGYDTNPIGGYDKQQIAEAFGLDKERYIPVMIISIGKAATEGRPSYRLPVEAVTTWK, from the coding sequence ATGAATACAACCCCTACTAAAGATTTCAAAGAAATCGTATTAGGACGCCGTTCCGTGAAAGATTATGATCCAACCGTAAAAATCAGCCGCGAGGAAATGACAGAGATTTTGGCAGAAGCAACGACCGCCCCCTCCTCAATTAATATGCAGCCTTGGCGCTTTGTCGTCATTGACACACCTGAGGGTAAAGCCAAAATGGCTGAGCTGGCGATGTTCAATACGAACCAGGTCAATACTTCTGCAGCTGTTATCGCGGTCTTCGGCGATATGAATTGCATCGAGCATGCCGAGGAAATCTACGGAAAATCCGTCGAACTGGGCTACATGCCTGAAGATGTTAAGGAGAAGCTGCTCAGCTCCTTCAAACCGATGTATGAAACTTTGCCCGAACAGACCATGCGGGATATCGTACTCATTGACGCGAGTCTCGTATCGATGCAGCTCATGCTCGTTGCTCGCGCTCATGGCTACGATACCAACCCGATCGGCGGATATGATAAGCAGCAAATTGCCGAAGCCTTTGGCCTCGATAAGGAACGTTATATCCCTGTGATGATTATTTCCATCGGCAAGGCAGCCACTGAAGGCCGCCCATCCTACCGCCTGCCTGTTGAGGCAGTAACGACCTGGAAGTAA
- a CDS encoding MerR family transcriptional regulator — protein sequence MSYSIKQVSEKTNLPSHTLRYYEKEGLLPFVKRTEGGIRRFSDDDLDWLGLICCLKETGMPIKQIKAFVDLSMQGADTLKQRCEMLTEHKKSVEAEIKTMEKHLQKVSKKINHFTTQYEKHTRQ from the coding sequence ATGAGCTACTCTATTAAACAAGTTTCTGAAAAAACCAATTTGCCCAGTCATACTTTGCGCTATTATGAAAAAGAAGGACTGCTGCCGTTCGTGAAGCGCACAGAAGGCGGAATTCGCCGCTTCTCGGACGATGATTTGGACTGGCTCGGACTCATTTGCTGCCTGAAGGAAACGGGCATGCCCATCAAGCAAATTAAAGCTTTCGTAGATTTAAGCATGCAAGGCGCTGATACATTAAAGCAGCGCTGCGAAATGTTAACCGAGCATAAGAAAAGCGTTGAAGCGGAAATCAAAACGATGGAAAAGCATCTGCAAAAAGTATCGAAGAAAATCAACCATTTCACCACACAGTATGAGAAGCACACCCGCCAGTAA
- a CDS encoding MarR family winged helix-turn-helix transcriptional regulator → MNCSAKDQERILFLLKDFCNQIGPKFERSAQMSLSRYELLYQLYQTDEMNQSTLQKSVNIDHAAVTRHLKQLEAQGMVARRRNPSDHRETFVSLTKEGREQIVSCSTEKRSFVHHMFQDFSSKELHALTDMLTRIQQNISKY, encoded by the coding sequence ATGAATTGCTCAGCTAAAGATCAAGAGCGTATTTTGTTTCTGCTTAAAGACTTCTGCAATCAGATTGGACCGAAGTTTGAACGTAGTGCCCAGATGAGCTTGTCCCGCTATGAGCTATTGTATCAGCTATACCAGACGGACGAGATGAATCAATCCACACTACAAAAATCGGTCAACATTGATCATGCAGCTGTTACTCGCCATTTGAAACAACTTGAAGCTCAAGGAATGGTGGCGAGACGCAGAAATCCATCCGATCACCGTGAGACCTTCGTCAGCCTGACAAAGGAAGGACGGGAGCAGATTGTTAGCTGCAGCACGGAAAAACGCAGTTTTGTCCATCACATGTTCCAAGACTTCAGTTCGAAGGAACTGCATGCATTAACTGACATGCTGACGCGCATTCAACAAAACATAAGTAAATATTAG
- a CDS encoding methyltransferase domain-containing protein — translation MKETLARNINIYRKERGLTQEELAQILGLSFQAVSKWENAQTMPDISLLPQLSRTLEVSIDKLLGYVSQNRPITIYEEVYLTQDYYWGTEPNKECYQVLQRMPPTKPVKLLDIGCGEGKDAVFFARNGYEVTAFDVSDAGIEKTKRLADQCGVEVNVFKADILDYRLDRHFDVVFASGVFHYIKPEFRQEIFENYKQFTNQNGMHFLNVFVNKPFIAPPPEKEPNAYKWYSGELLGHYQDWLIQESSEIVFDCNSSGIPHKHAMSKMIAQKVTSINN, via the coding sequence ATGAAAGAAACATTAGCAAGAAATATAAATATTTATCGCAAAGAAAGAGGGCTTACTCAGGAGGAGCTTGCCCAAATACTTGGGCTTTCTTTTCAAGCTGTATCCAAGTGGGAGAATGCTCAGACTATGCCGGATATTTCATTGTTGCCTCAGCTCTCAAGAACCTTGGAAGTAAGTATTGATAAGCTCCTTGGTTATGTCTCGCAGAATAGACCGATTACAATTTATGAGGAAGTATATCTAACACAGGATTATTACTGGGGGACTGAGCCCAACAAAGAATGCTACCAGGTATTGCAGCGGATGCCGCCTACGAAGCCCGTGAAATTGTTGGATATTGGCTGTGGGGAAGGTAAAGATGCCGTGTTCTTTGCAAGAAATGGATATGAGGTTACAGCCTTCGACGTTTCTGATGCCGGTATCGAGAAAACGAAAAGATTGGCCGATCAATGCGGAGTAGAAGTGAATGTATTCAAAGCGGATATTTTAGATTATCGTTTAGATCGCCATTTTGACGTCGTCTTTGCAAGTGGTGTTTTTCATTACATCAAACCGGAGTTTCGCCAAGAAATATTCGAAAACTATAAGCAGTTTACAAATCAAAACGGCATGCATTTCCTTAATGTATTCGTCAATAAGCCGTTTATTGCACCGCCTCCGGAGAAGGAACCCAATGCGTATAAGTGGTATTCCGGCGAGTTGCTTGGACATTACCAAGACTGGCTTATCCAAGAGAGTTCGGAAATCGTATTTGACTGTAATTCCTCCGGCATCCCTCATAAGCACGCGATGTCTAAAATGATCGCCCAAAAGGTGACTTCAATAAATAACTAA
- the speD gene encoding adenosylmethionine decarboxylase yields the protein MKLTPEQRVELHEFNNLTKSLSFNMYDVCYTKTKEERQAYIEYIDEQYNSDRLTQILMAVSDIIGAHVLNVAKQDYVPQGASVTVLVSEGPVVEVPTESFEESPGPLPDNVVLQLDKSHITVHTYPEYHPNEGISTFRADIDVSTCGEISPLKALNYLIHSFDTDIMTIDYRVRGFTRDINGHKLFIDHEISSIQNYIPDEVIDAYHMIDVNVYQEHIFHTKCKLKNFDLNNYLFGYTKDKLSKEEQAEITDRLKTEMDEIFYGRNISS from the coding sequence ATGAAACTGACACCCGAGCAGCGAGTAGAATTGCATGAATTCAACAATCTGACTAAGTCTTTAAGCTTCAATATGTACGATGTTTGCTACACCAAAACAAAGGAAGAGCGTCAAGCCTATATTGAATACATCGACGAGCAATACAATTCCGATAGGCTGACTCAGATTCTGATGGCTGTTTCTGATATTATCGGGGCCCATGTACTCAATGTGGCTAAGCAGGATTATGTCCCGCAAGGGGCGAGCGTTACCGTTCTTGTATCCGAAGGTCCTGTCGTGGAAGTACCAACGGAATCTTTTGAGGAATCGCCTGGGCCTTTGCCGGACAATGTAGTATTGCAGCTCGATAAAAGCCACATTACCGTCCATACGTATCCCGAATATCATCCAAATGAAGGAATCAGTACGTTTCGAGCGGATATCGATGTATCGACCTGCGGAGAAATTTCACCGCTCAAGGCGCTCAATTACTTAATCCACTCCTTTGACACAGATATTATGACGATCGATTATCGGGTTCGCGGTTTTACGCGGGACATTAACGGGCATAAGCTGTTTATTGACCACGAAATCAGTTCCATCCAAAATTACATTCCAGATGAGGTCATCGATGCGTACCATATGATTGACGTGAACGTATATCAGGAGCATATTTTCCATACAAAATGCAAGCTGAAGAATTTTGATTTGAATAACTACCTCTTCGGCTATACAAAGGACAAATTGAGCAAAGAGGAACAGGCGGAAATCACCGATCGACTTAAAACCGAAATGGATGAAATTTTCTATGGCAGAAACATCTCATCTTGA
- a CDS encoding GNAT family N-acetyltransferase has product MKLHEIFDSFPVLASSDLIMKKIELSHLDEVYSIYSNDNVFKYCGIIPKHNKETVKLMIGHFDRDFMKRSRVKWGIFRRQDDSKLVGILEAFDFNQKVNMVTIGYFLSESYWGQGIATQAVETLVKFLFENADINRIQAEVMPSNESSKRVLLKNGFKKEGVLRQAHLWSGKGVIDLEIYGILKGDYSWNLCGV; this is encoded by the coding sequence ATGAAGCTTCACGAAATTTTTGACTCATTTCCGGTGCTGGCATCCAGCGACCTGATCATGAAGAAGATCGAGCTTAGTCATCTTGATGAGGTATATTCCATTTATAGCAACGACAACGTGTTCAAGTATTGTGGCATTATTCCCAAGCATAATAAAGAGACGGTGAAATTGATGATCGGACATTTCGATCGGGATTTTATGAAACGATCCCGGGTGAAATGGGGGATATTCCGAAGGCAGGATGATAGCAAATTGGTAGGCATTTTGGAGGCCTTTGATTTTAATCAGAAGGTGAACATGGTGACGATCGGTTATTTTTTGTCAGAGTCGTATTGGGGCCAAGGGATTGCCACGCAAGCGGTTGAGACATTAGTAAAGTTTCTTTTTGAAAACGCTGACATCAATCGCATCCAGGCTGAAGTGATGCCATCTAATGAATCTTCAAAAAGAGTATTGCTCAAAAATGGATTCAAAAAAGAAGGTGTGCTACGGCAAGCTCATCTATGGTCGGGCAAAGGTGTAATCGACCTTGAGATTTACGGCATACTGAAAGGGGATTATTCTTGGAACCTCTGTGGTGTATAA
- a CDS encoding aldo/keto reductase produces the protein MRTMKLGTSNLEVPVIAVGCMRINSLGQAAAEKFVQTALEAGANFFDHADIYGGGECEEIFADAIQMNDDVREKVILQSKCGIRQGMFDFSKEHILNSVDGILKRLRTDYLDVLLLHRPDALVEPEEVAEAFDQLESSGKVRYFGVSNQNPMQIELLKKHVKQPLIANQLQLSITNANMISNGINVNMENHAAVSRDGSILDYCRLQDITIQPWSPFQYGFFEGVFLGSEKFPELNQKIDEIAAKYEVSNTTIAIAWLLRHPAKMQPVTGTMNLQRILDCCKAADIMLTREEWYDIYRAAGNVLP, from the coding sequence ATGAGAACGATGAAGCTGGGAACTAGCAATTTAGAGGTGCCAGTAATTGCAGTCGGCTGTATGCGTATTAATTCATTGGGACAAGCTGCGGCGGAGAAATTTGTTCAAACGGCGCTCGAAGCAGGTGCGAATTTCTTTGATCACGCGGATATTTACGGCGGGGGCGAATGCGAGGAGATTTTTGCTGATGCAATCCAAATGAATGATGATGTGCGTGAGAAGGTCATCCTGCAGTCCAAATGCGGTATTCGCCAGGGCATGTTCGATTTCTCCAAGGAACATATATTAAATTCGGTGGACGGTATCCTGAAAAGATTGAGAACGGATTATCTTGACGTGCTTCTACTACATCGTCCGGATGCTTTGGTTGAGCCGGAAGAGGTTGCCGAAGCTTTTGATCAGTTGGAGAGCTCCGGTAAGGTAAGATATTTTGGGGTTTCTAACCAAAATCCGATGCAGATCGAGCTTCTAAAGAAGCATGTAAAACAACCGCTCATCGCCAATCAGCTCCAGCTGAGCATTACGAATGCGAATATGATTTCAAATGGAATTAACGTCAATATGGAGAATCATGCTGCAGTGAGCCGTGACGGTAGTATTTTGGATTATTGCCGATTACAGGATATTACGATTCAGCCATGGTCGCCGTTCCAATACGGTTTCTTTGAAGGCGTATTCCTCGGTAGCGAGAAGTTCCCGGAGTTGAACCAAAAAATCGATGAAATCGCCGCCAAGTATGAGGTTTCCAATACGACAATTGCCATTGCTTGGCTGCTTCGTCATCCTGCGAAGATGCAGCCGGTAACGGGTACGATGAATCTGCAGAGAATCCTGGATTGCTGTAAAGCCGCCGACATTATGTTGACCCGTGAGGAATGGTATGACATTTACCGTGCCGCGGGGAATGTGCTTCCGTAA
- a CDS encoding 50S ribosomal protein L25 produces MRACFAAELRSPLNKSGLKRLRSEGRLPGVIMGLNKESDMIHISSHEFQRWFRNGGAGLLEVQVGDSNKIPVLLEGLQRDAITREYIHVDFLRVRTDELVRARVTLDYVGTPKGTKLGGILQTQSTFIEVEALPQNLPSSITVDISELEIGDSLLVGNIELPPEVTLLSADNELLVSIVTPRIQAEDLEAAEESAEE; encoded by the coding sequence ATGAGAGCATGTTTTGCAGCGGAACTAAGATCACCATTAAATAAGTCGGGACTTAAGCGTCTACGCAGTGAAGGACGTCTTCCAGGCGTTATTATGGGATTAAACAAAGAAAGTGACATGATTCATATTTCATCACATGAGTTTCAACGCTGGTTCAGAAACGGAGGAGCAGGGCTACTGGAGGTTCAAGTTGGAGACTCCAATAAGATCCCGGTACTGCTCGAAGGATTACAGCGGGATGCGATAACACGTGAGTATATTCATGTAGACTTCCTCCGCGTCAGAACGGATGAACTCGTTCGTGCGAGAGTAACGCTTGATTACGTGGGTACCCCTAAAGGTACAAAGCTAGGCGGTATTTTACAAACGCAGAGCACATTCATCGAGGTCGAAGCATTGCCTCAAAATTTACCATCATCCATCACAGTTGATATTAGTGAGTTGGAGATCGGTGACTCACTTCTAGTTGGAAATATTGAACTTCCTCCTGAAGTAACGTTACTGTCTGCAGATAACGAGCTCCTGGTTTCGATAGTTACTCCGAGAATTCAAGCGGAAGATCTCGAGGCTGCGGAAGAATCAGCGGAAGAATAA
- a CDS encoding zinc-dependent alcohol dehydrogenase family protein produces MDNQYITFYRFGSPSDVLKVEERSITAPQRGEVLVRMTARPINPSDLIPIGGAYSHRISLPGIPGYEGVGIVEAVGEDVPQELIGKRVLPLRGEGTWQRFVKAPAAWAIAIPDTLGDDMAAQLYINPVTAWVICRQILGLKPGDVLIVNACGSSLGRIFAQLSRCFGVRLIAVTRNDRHTKELLRLGAMRVINENELDLLPTIMELTGGLGVNAAVDMVGGEPGTELACCVGGNGIFVTLGLLSGISLNWVEIKRRTNASATMFHLRHWNEAVSAQGWQDTFRELISLVQAGKLSLLPPRSRFELCQVDAAVREAEANEGKQGKCFLM; encoded by the coding sequence GTGGATAACCAATATATCACTTTTTACCGCTTTGGAAGTCCTAGTGATGTCCTAAAGGTTGAGGAGCGGAGCATTACTGCTCCCCAGCGCGGTGAGGTGCTTGTACGAATGACAGCCCGGCCAATTAACCCATCTGACCTGATTCCGATTGGTGGCGCTTATTCGCATCGAATTTCGCTGCCCGGTATTCCAGGGTATGAAGGCGTCGGCATCGTTGAGGCTGTGGGCGAGGACGTTCCTCAAGAGCTTATCGGCAAACGCGTACTGCCCTTGCGGGGAGAGGGCACATGGCAGCGATTCGTTAAGGCGCCAGCAGCTTGGGCGATTGCTATTCCGGATACCCTCGGGGATGATATGGCGGCCCAGCTATATATTAACCCGGTTACCGCCTGGGTTATTTGTCGTCAAATATTGGGGCTGAAGCCCGGCGATGTTCTCATTGTCAACGCGTGCGGTTCTTCGCTTGGTCGAATTTTTGCCCAGTTAAGTCGTTGTTTCGGTGTTCGGCTCATCGCTGTGACGAGGAATGATCGGCATACGAAGGAGCTGCTGCGGCTTGGGGCAATGAGGGTGATCAATGAGAACGAGCTTGATTTGCTGCCAACCATCATGGAGTTGACCGGCGGACTTGGTGTGAATGCTGCTGTAGATATGGTTGGCGGCGAGCCAGGCACGGAGCTGGCTTGCTGCGTAGGGGGAAATGGTATTTTCGTGACATTAGGACTGCTATCAGGAATTTCTTTAAATTGGGTTGAAATTAAGCGTAGAACAAACGCATCGGCAACTATGTTTCATCTGCGTCATTGGAATGAGGCAGTTAGCGCTCAAGGCTGGCAGGATACTTTTCGGGAACTGATTTCTTTAGTGCAGGCAGGCAAACTATCACTGCTGCCGCCGCGTTCGCGCTTTGAGCTGTGTCAGGTTGACGCGGCTGTACGGGAAGCTGAAGCGAATGAAGGCAAACAGGGGAAATGCTTTCTGATGTAG
- a CDS encoding glycosyl hydrolase family 18 protein produces the protein MTLRKNLISKSGIVLLAAVVVLSVFSSLAYGGQKAEAASDYKIIGYYPSWGAYGRNYNVTDIDASKVTHINYAFADICWNGIHGNPDPTGPNPVTWSCQDEVGAINVPNGTIVLGDPWIDAQKAFPGDTWDKPLKGNIGQLIKLKQENPGLKTIISVGGWSWSNRFSDVAASAETRETFANSAVDFLRKYQFDGVDLDWEYPVSGGLAGNSVRPADKQNYTLLLQKVREKLDAAGAQDGKAYLLTIASGASPSFAQNTELANIAAIVDWINIMTYDFNGGWQTVSAHNAPLYYDPAAASAGIPNAATFNGAAGVQGHLDAGVPASKIVLGMPFYGRGWANCASGDNGQYQSCSGVSNGTWESGIFDFSDLEANYINKNGYTRHWNDIAKVPYLYNPSSRIYISYDDIESFGHKTSFIKDKGLGGAMFWEFSGDRNKTLLNKLAGDLSTGSGGTDTTPPTTPTNLQATETTSSSVSLAWNASTDNVGVTGYKVSYGTSEVNVNGTSATISGLTPNTAYTFTVSARDAAGNISAPSSPLSVTTNSGANDTTPPTAPTNLQTTGKTSSSISLSWTASTDNVGVTGYTVSYGSSELNVSETSATISGLTPNTAYTFTVTARDAVGNISDSAAITETTEADDQSAAPWAPNVSYKVNDQVTYEGKTYYCIQPHTSLPGWEPANVPALWGLL, from the coding sequence ATGACACTGCGAAAAAATTTAATCTCAAAAAGCGGTATCGTGCTTTTAGCGGCTGTTGTAGTTTTATCTGTGTTTTCTTCACTAGCCTACGGGGGACAGAAGGCGGAAGCAGCCTCGGACTACAAAATTATCGGGTACTATCCTTCATGGGGGGCTTATGGAAGGAACTATAACGTCACGGATATCGATGCCAGCAAAGTAACGCATATCAACTATGCGTTTGCGGATATTTGCTGGAATGGAATTCATGGAAATCCAGACCCTACCGGGCCTAATCCGGTTACATGGTCTTGCCAGGACGAAGTCGGTGCGATCAACGTTCCGAATGGCACAATTGTACTGGGCGATCCCTGGATCGATGCCCAGAAGGCGTTCCCTGGCGACACCTGGGATAAACCACTCAAAGGAAATATTGGTCAACTGATTAAACTGAAGCAGGAGAATCCTGGGCTGAAAACAATTATTTCCGTCGGCGGCTGGAGCTGGTCGAACCGCTTCTCCGATGTGGCAGCAAGCGCCGAGACCCGCGAGACTTTCGCCAATTCAGCGGTGGACTTTCTTCGCAAATATCAATTTGACGGGGTAGACCTGGACTGGGAATACCCGGTTAGCGGCGGCCTTGCCGGCAATAGCGTCAGACCCGCCGATAAACAGAACTATACGCTATTGCTGCAAAAAGTCCGTGAGAAGCTTGATGCTGCAGGCGCGCAGGACGGCAAAGCCTACCTGCTGACGATCGCTTCTGGTGCCAGTCCATCGTTTGCGCAAAACACCGAGCTTGCGAACATCGCTGCGATTGTCGACTGGATCAACATTATGACCTATGACTTCAACGGCGGCTGGCAGACCGTCAGTGCGCATAATGCTCCTCTCTACTACGATCCTGCCGCAGCTAGCGCAGGAATACCGAATGCCGCTACATTTAACGGAGCAGCGGGCGTGCAGGGCCATTTGGATGCAGGCGTTCCAGCCAGCAAAATCGTGCTGGGCATGCCGTTCTACGGACGCGGTTGGGCTAACTGCGCTTCTGGCGACAATGGACAGTACCAAAGCTGTTCCGGCGTTTCGAACGGAACATGGGAATCCGGCATTTTCGATTTCAGCGACTTAGAAGCGAATTACATCAACAAGAACGGATACACCCGTCACTGGAACGACATAGCCAAGGTGCCTTACCTTTACAATCCGTCAAGCCGCATTTATATTTCGTATGACGATATCGAATCCTTCGGCCACAAGACCTCCTTCATCAAGGACAAGGGATTAGGCGGAGCGATGTTCTGGGAGTTCAGCGGAGATCGGAACAAGACACTCCTTAATAAGCTGGCGGGCGATTTAAGCACCGGTTCGGGCGGAACAGACACAACGCCGCCGACGACGCCAACGAATCTCCAAGCGACTGAAACAACTTCGTCAAGCGTCAGCCTGGCTTGGAACGCATCAACCGATAATGTTGGGGTAACAGGCTACAAGGTCAGTTATGGTACCAGTGAAGTCAATGTTAACGGAACAAGTGCTACAATCAGCGGACTTACTCCAAATACGGCATATACATTCACTGTGTCGGCACGGGATGCCGCTGGCAATATATCCGCTCCAAGCAGTCCGCTGTCCGTCACGACAAATTCGGGCGCTAACGACACAACGCCGCCGACAGCACCAACGAATCTACAAACGACAGGAAAAACTTCATCGAGCATTAGCCTGTCTTGGACTGCGTCTACCGATAATGTTGGAGTAACAGGCTATACCGTCAGCTATGGCTCCAGCGAACTGAACGTCTCTGAGACGAGTGCCACGATCAGCGGACTTACTCCAAATACGGCATATACGTTCACTGTGACGGCGCGGGATGCGGTCGGTAATATATCGGACAGTGCAGCGATTACGGAGACCACCGAGGCAGACGACCAAAGCGCTGCTCCTTGGGCACCGAATGTTAGCTACAAAGTGAATGATCAGGTTACTTACGAAGGCAAGACGTACTATTGCATCCAGCCCCATACCTCCCTTCCAGGCTGGGAACCGGCAAATGTCCCTGCTTTATGGGGATTACTCTAA
- a CDS encoding permease — protein MNPITQSRWLSLLLPAAFVLACLIVVVPSLLALPIIDLNYIHLFKTSFIGILLEALPFVIIGALLSSLVHLYISENTLSKWIPKNPVTGILFACTLGLIFPVCECGMIPLIRKLIQKGMPVYIAAVFILAGPIVNPVVYGATYMAFRLHPEMVYARMGLAFLVAAVVGWMVYATWNANPLRDRSLSPPAAHKHNCKHNHGHDLQHDNNHKHNHNHNHQEPHQQHTLLHNPTPDTHHHEHSRQGGRVTSIFVHAADEVFDMGKYLIMGCLITAAIQSFIPRESLIAIGGGPVSSYVFMMGFAFLLSLCSTSDAFVASAFTHTFSSGSLLAFLVFGPMLDLKNVLMLLSVFRIKFVLYFAFLICTVVFIGSVIVGKLYLS, from the coding sequence ATGAACCCAATAACTCAATCCCGTTGGCTTTCTTTGCTGCTTCCCGCAGCCTTTGTGTTGGCCTGCCTTATTGTTGTCGTTCCCTCTCTGCTGGCCTTACCAATAATCGACCTAAATTACATTCACCTGTTCAAAACAAGCTTTATTGGTATTTTACTGGAGGCACTCCCTTTCGTTATCATCGGAGCTTTGCTCTCCTCCCTAGTTCATCTTTACATTTCCGAAAATACGCTAAGTAAATGGATTCCGAAAAATCCAGTCACCGGCATTTTATTCGCTTGTACATTAGGCTTAATATTTCCCGTATGCGAGTGTGGAATGATCCCCCTGATTCGCAAGCTCATTCAAAAAGGCATGCCCGTATACATCGCAGCCGTGTTCATTCTTGCAGGCCCGATCGTGAATCCCGTCGTGTATGGTGCTACCTATATGGCCTTTAGGCTCCATCCTGAAATGGTATATGCCAGAATGGGACTGGCTTTCCTTGTCGCAGCCGTGGTCGGCTGGATGGTATATGCCACTTGGAATGCCAATCCGCTCAGAGATAGATCCCTGTCTCCTCCTGCTGCCCACAAACATAACTGCAAACATAATCATGGGCACGATCTGCAGCACGATAACAATCATAAGCACAACCACAACCACAACCACCAAGAACCCCATCAGCAGCACACTCTTTTGCACAATCCCACCCCCGATACACATCATCACGAGCATTCCCGGCAAGGCGGGAGGGTGACCTCAATATTCGTACACGCGGCTGACGAAGTCTTCGATATGGGAAAATATTTGATCATGGGCTGTCTCATTACTGCGGCCATTCAATCCTTCATTCCAAGAGAAAGCCTGATCGCTATCGGCGGCGGCCCAGTCAGCTCCTATGTTTTCATGATGGGATTCGCGTTTTTATTGTCCCTCTGCTCGACCTCAGATGCTTTTGTAGCTTCCGCGTTTACGCATACGTTTTCTTCCGGTTCCCTGTTAGCCTTCCTCGTATTCGGGCCCATGCTGGATCTCAAAAACGTCCTAATGCTATTATCCGTCTTCCGAATCAAATTCGTGCTCTATTTCGCTTTTCTCATTTGTACCGTCGTGTTTATCGGCTCAGTTATCGTGGGCAAGCTCTACTTGAGTTGA
- a CDS encoding metalloregulator ArsR/SmtB family transcription factor, with protein MQLDKVVTYHKALADPTRIRMLILLAEGERNGQELAKKLGVTPATITHHAAKLREASLINERRDKNTIFFSLNHYFLKNSADATVNLIQRASEGGTSMLDEQQQRMKESVIKNFFSAEGRLKSLPAQLKKKLIVLEYLVSRLEMGRKYTELEINAFIREYHEDFATIRREFIMHQFMFRENDIYELNPQEMWTKWESLS; from the coding sequence TTGCAGTTAGACAAGGTGGTAACCTACCACAAAGCACTCGCCGACCCCACAAGAATTCGAATGCTAATTTTACTGGCGGAGGGCGAACGAAATGGGCAGGAGCTAGCGAAGAAGCTTGGAGTAACCCCGGCTACCATTACCCATCATGCCGCAAAGCTGCGTGAAGCGAGCCTCATTAACGAACGCAGGGATAAGAACACGATCTTTTTCTCACTAAATCATTATTTTCTGAAAAATAGCGCAGACGCCACGGTTAATCTGATTCAACGGGCGTCCGAAGGAGGTACGAGTATGCTGGATGAGCAGCAGCAGCGCATGAAGGAATCTGTTATCAAAAACTTCTTTTCCGCTGAAGGTCGTCTGAAGAGCCTTCCTGCCCAGCTTAAGAAGAAGTTGATTGTATTGGAGTACTTGGTATCCCGCTTGGAGATGGGGCGCAAATACACCGAGCTAGAAATCAATGCGTTCATCAGGGAATATCACGAGGATTTTGCCACAATCCGCCGGGAATTCATTATGCACCAATTTATGTTTAGGGAGAACGATATTTATGAATTGAACCCGCAGGAGATGTGGACGAAGTGGGAGAGCCTTTCGTAA